The segment CATAATCTATTTTTAGttgttaatttttcttttgctctgattctttttatttttttcgaatGAACTAACTTTGGGTTTGTTCAGAAGAATTATCATCTAAAAATGAttcaataaacaaaataatttacatattatCTCTCTTTCATAATAAGTACTCCCTCCATTCCTAAAAGATGCatgttctagaaaaaaaaattgtttcaaaaagatatattttttaccttttcaatgtatgattttatgaaaaattgtaagtttcaaaaaaattaatggtgtttattgaatttctattggctaaaagttatggaaaattgttatttacaaaaaacaatgcatatttaatgaattttcttaatatatgtgaaaagtctagaatatgcatcttttaaaaacagagggagtatcattctaacatttttttcttgttacacaaAAAGTGTTACTTTACAAGTCCAATGCaaattatactccctctgtttttctTTAGATGACGTTTTAGAATTTTTTCTTTTACCTAAATAAATGACGTTTGTAGTTATCTAGGTAGCTTTTAGTTTAAAATGACTTATATTGTCCTTTCATTAAATAATGATCAACAACAACACTTGACTAACAACAATCATACGTATCATTAAATAAAGGTTATAAAAGGTATTATGCAGAGCTTCTTAAACTGTGTGAAAATTGAAAAACGTCAAGTATAAtcgaacggagggagtatttaaTTTCAGTTGAAAATTAATTGCAAACTgcattgtttttataaataattttatttatctcaaataatGTTGGTTAAAGAgtgtaattaataataatttacatatatttcagcaacttttttaatatgtgtgaaaaatgTCATTGTGATACTTATTCAAAAACTGAGATAGTATTTCACAATGAATCATTAATAAACAAATGGAAAGTGAAACCAAATGGGAAGAgaacaattttaatataaatatgtcCTAATTTCTTACTTTTTATGAATTAAACTCCTGAAGGCTCGCTTTCAGTCTTGATTTCTGTCGAAATTTGAATCTGCCAGCTAATCATCTATATAAACAGCAAAGAGTGCAAATATTGTACCATATTCAGTTATTCTTAGAAACCAAGTTAGTAGTATCAGTATGTATGGCTCACAAGACTCTTTCAAACTCCCTTTTCAACACTACTAATTCGAAAAATATTCCAATCAGAAATCCAAAAGTGTTGTagtttcaactttttttttttggaatttaaagaCAAGATTAGACTAAATTTAGGGTTCTTATTTTGATGATATCTCTTTCTATCATGTTCCTCGCTTAAGTAATCAGGAGGCTGACTCTCTAGCAAAGTCAGCTCTCTCTTCGATGATTGTAACCTCCGTTGGTGGAGGATGAAACCTTTTCGTATGAATGAAAATTtatgtttgatcaaaaaaaaaaaaagagactaaaTTTAGGGTTTCATTACAAgacaacaaaattaaattaaaacatcccATAAAAATCTCATCCATATATTTTCTTCTACGCCGTGGACCTGGACCCGACATCTCTCCCATCGCCATTGTCGGTCCCTAGCCTCTTATCTTCATTCTCTCGGTCTACTTCTTCAATAATCTCATAATAGTTCTTTCTCCATATATCATGGCTTCCTTCCACATCCCACCTAACCTTGTAGGCATCGGTCTTAAATTCGATTATAAAAGCCCTTCCACTTGCAACTATACCTCTGAAAACTCATTTCTCATACTCTAGTTTCTTCTGGCTTACCTGttataaacaatatttttgttatagGTTTCGATGTGTGTAAATAGGAGAGACGAGAGTTTGAGGGGATGACTTGAAGTTCGTAGTTTTACCATCATTACATAGACTGAGAGCCATTCCTTGTTGTTAGCAAAGAGGCATTGGCCACATGCCACACACATTGATATTAGTGAGTGTTTATGTAATGTTAATTAAGGTTATATTTGTTTTTGGCTTTTGACTAAATATgtgaaaatctaaaattttaaacttaaaaaaagtCTGGAATctcaactaaaacaaaaaatcagTTTTGTGGATGTATCTGCAtacattacaaaaaataaaaaatttcatccAAATAAACTTTTTCCAAAATAATTTTAGATAGTTTTCTTTGTGCTTCTCATCTTTTCCCGGTTTGTAGTCttccatttatttttttttctgtttacaAAGAAACAAGATACTGTGGATATGGAGATCATTGCAAGTTCTTGCATGACCGTGGAGATTACAAACCGGGATGGCAGATAGAGAAAGAGTGGGAAGAAGCTGAGAAAGTTAGGAAGAGAAATAAAGCTATGGGagttgaagatgatgatgatgctaaAAGTGAGGAAGACGAAGATGCATTGCTATTTGCTTGTTTCATATTCAGAGAGCCTTTTGTTGATCCAGTTGTCACCAAATTGCAAGCATTACTTCTGTGAGCATTGTGCTTTAAAGGTATGATGATGAATttattaagagttaattatgatgaTTCTGTTACCAGACACAATCGGGTGGCCTAACCTTCTGGTTTGGAACACGATAGCTTCTTAAATGTTTAGTTTTGATCTTATGAAAAAATCAAATTCCAATGTAATTTATGtaaaacaacttttttttttggattaatttaatattttttaaaaaaattatgatgatTCTATCTGTGTGTTTTGTTTGTAGAAACTAAAGAGTTTTGTGTTATATTAATGATGCAGCATCACATGAAGAACAAGAAGTGCTTTGTGTGTAACCAACCAACTATGGGGATTTTCAATGCAGCACATGAGATCAATAAGAGAATGGCTGAAGAACGGAGTAAAGATCAACGATTGTAAAAGCTATGTattctcttgctttgagggaagTTTTTTGTTTGTACTCGTAGGCCTAAATATGTTGTGATGGCTtatcacattttaaaaaaaaaaaattgaaaaccatATATCTAAAATcccaatatattatttattgatagatgaaaagaaaaatagtttataaaataaaattaattgttaaatgaaactcaaaattttacatttaataACTGAACCCGGTTTGAAACTGGTTTAGAGGTTTGCCCATTTCTGgtttttttttgcggttttagaTAGTTTAATTTCCCTTAGACAAACAACTCAAATATCTGGACAGCAAACCCTCTGAGTGAGAGGGCGTGTTAAAAAGTAGGAGGACCGGACCATTCATGCCTcgtttgtgtgtgtgtgcacGAAAAGAAGCGTTGGTGTGAAAGAAAGCAAAaggatttgaaaataaaaaaattgaaggtGAAGCgggaaaacaaataaaatctcTCCCTCCCCTCCGCTTTTTCCAAATAATCAATCTCTCATTTTGTTGTCTAACCCAAGTTTTTGATAAATTATTTCTAAGGGATTTATCTATCTTTTACGGTGCGATTCCTCCGGCGGCAGTAAGTGAAATCAAATCAATGGCGAGAACGAAACATTTCGCTTCCAGGGCCCGAGATCGCAATCCAACtagtactctctctctctctctctctctttgccttattgatattatttattttctaggTTAAACCCTAATTTGGCATCTGAAATTTGTAGATGCGACTGCTTCATCttcggcggcggcggcggcagGTCCGAGTGCGGTAcgtcatctctttttttttctgagttAGGTTTCGACGCAATCTCGTTACTGTTGTTGACGAATCTATTGAAATGTGTAGACCCCGACGAGAAGAGGAGGCAGCCAAGGTGGTGAAGCTCAACAGAGTGAGTCTTTCTAACACGTTTTTGTTGATATCCATTGAATCCTCCTTTTTTTCATCTCTATCTTCCTTTTCGTTGCGACGTGACTCAATTGCAGCAGCAACTCCACCAGCAACCACCACCGCCGGTAGAAAAGTAAGTTACATTTTCATTTGCTTCTTTATCAACAAACTGCTCTCTCTCatctgttttggttttggttttgtgaaGAAAGGAGGGACTAAGCGAACTAAACAAGCTATGCCTAAAAGTTAGTGACAGATTTTAAAATCTCTATTTTggatactctctctctctctctcaggacTTGTCTATTTGCATTTCTTCTTATTATGTCCGTCTGTCTTTGTAGGTTCCAACAAGAAGAAGACATTCCGTTACAAGCCTGGAACCGTTGCCCTCAGAGAGATTCGCCATTTCCAGAAGACCACCAAACTTCTTATCCCTGCCGCTAGTTTCATCCGAGAAGTAAGTCATCTGTAATTAACTTTGTTATTCATACATTCTGCTACTTGTTTTCAATGACTCTGCAAGTGAACATACTGATATAGAATTTAAAGCAACCATTATGGTGATTTCTGAAACTACAGTAACTAATACTATCCCAAATTATCGTTCTTCCTATCATATGCTTGCCTGCTTAACATGACTCGACACTAGTGATATGGAACTTCCCTTTTTTACTAATTGCAACATTGTTGTTCTACCTAACCAGGTGAGAAGTGTCACCCAGATCTTTGCCCCTCCCGATGTTACCCGTTGGACTGCTGAAGCTCTTATGGCTATTCAAGAGGTACCTACTCCTTCCCTCTTTTGTTTCCTGTTTTCCACTTGATGTCTAATTTATActgatccttttttttttatatttcttttggtGGGCGGGGGCAGGCGGCTGAAGATTTCCTAGTTGGCCTCTTCTCTGATGCGATGCTCTGCGCTATCCACGCAAGACGTGTTACTCTAAGTAAGTACTCCTTCCCAAAATAAGGAAAACCATTTTCAGTCTCCCTTATTTAGAACATTGCCTCATCCATATCTGCTTCTCTTCATATCAGTGAGAAAAGATTTTGAGCTTGCACGCCGTCTTGGAGGAAAAGGCAGGCCATTGTGATTGACTACTACTACATTATTTCGCAGGTTGTATAACTTTGTTCACTCCTTATGTCTTGTGATTTGTGATCTGACTGACACTTTCTTTTGAAACATAACTGCTTGATTCAATATCTTAGGCTGTAAAACTTATCCCTCCTTGTTTACTATCTTATATGCTTTTCCTTGGAATTGATAGTTTCCATTGAGATTGAAACATATCTGCTTTCTCAATATCTCAGTCTTAGAAAGGGCTATgactaaaagaaagaaaatttagAGTAAGATTTGTAAAGACATGTGTTTAGAGAGGGCTTAATTAAAAACACACGCATCTGCTAGACCTGCTATTTGATTCCCAATTTCAACTTTTTTCAAGGCATATTATAAAGTTTGTAAATGTACTTAGCACTTCAACTTTTATAATTCGATTTTATTCGAATAGAGCATTTGTGATTTCATAGTGTTGTCATGAAACTCAAGTAAATCATCACCGTCCGATGTTGCTACtgtctaataaaatatttaagaggAAGATTTGCAAAGGCATGCGTTAGTCTTAGAGAgggttaatttaaaaaaaaacactcatcTGCTAGCCTTGCTAATGGATTCCCAATTTCAACTTTTTCAAGGCATATTATAAAGTTTGTAAAATATACTTAGCACTTCAAGTATTACAATTCATACAATGATTTTTATTCGAATAGCGCATTTGTGATTCTCCATAGTGTTGTCATTAAACACAAGTATTCATCACCGTCCGATGTTGCTACTGTCTAATAGTTAAACATTGTAACAAAAAAGTTGGAATTTCGAATTTCGTAACATTTATTCCAGTCAACtctttttaaatcttttttgccaacttttttattgtttctcttcttttttctaGTCTTGGTCAAGCACTTCTTTATGCAGTTTTTCTTATATTCTTTTTAACATCCATTACTATTGTCTCTGTGCATTCGTAAAAAGTGTGTGCCAAAAATCGGATGCGTCATGAATCATGCCGTGGTCCCAACAGattaactaaacaaaaaaaaagtccacGCGTCATGTTCAGTTGCAACTGCATAGTTTGCTCAACCTTTTTCGATGTCTTGTAAATAAAGAATAAATCGAACCAAATAAAAAGAAGCATGGAATAACATTGCGATGTGAATAATGGGAATATCCACAACGCTCTAATTAATTTTCTATCCAACTCTAACCAACTTTCAACTCTCCAATTGCTAGTTCTAACTTCACTTTTCATTAAATTGGGAATTTAATTCAATAGACTGGAattcataaatttaaatataaagtgaTTCTCCTAATGCATACCAGCAGATAATGAGGGTTGGAATTGGATTGTTAtttacttaactttttttttagttcAACTACCATGCATTATTAATGTGTTATCATGTAATCAACcactaataatttatatatcaagATGTTCATGGATAATATTGTTTTCAAACATATCACCGTACGTAAacttaaaattccaaaaaaatcaaacagtCTTTTAACTGATTGATCTAATATTACTGCAAAATCATAGAtccaactaaaaaaaaacattttatccaTGGCTAAGTCCTAGCTACCTCAAAACCTTTTCATTTAAGCTAGACAGGTTAAAGAAAGAGTAGTGTATTCATGTATGTAACAAAAACATACGTAGTAAAATAGTTTGTTAGCATTAAGCGAACTACTCCTATCATTTATTTCATGCATACTTATTACTTACAGTTAGTTAGCTATTACGTATGAAACATCAACTCAGGGCAAGTAGCTagtcttatttattttaaaggCAAATACACAAAACATGATGGAGCAACGGATGTATATAGTGAAACATGTTTAATATGATTGGTTCACAACGAAACCCATCAAGCACTACATTCATACTGGCATAATGCTGCCACCCATAAGTTGCAAATTAATTAATGATGATATCATTTAATATTCTTTGGGGTGTTATATATTTACACTTAACAAATTGAAGGGAATTAATATACAATACATAATAACTTAATGTGGAAACTGACCAAACCGGTCGGTAGAAAATGACACTATAAATAGAGAAGAGAGTCCGTGTTCTTTAAACATCCGCCACTCTCTGCTCTACCTTAAACCGTAACACctgaatctatatataaaatcattaacGTAAGATCGTATTTCAGATGGATAAGCAGCGTAAGTCGAAGCATCCCAAGACCAATGCTTATGCCACCATTGTTTCCTCTTCTTCGGaaggtatgtatatatatttctcaCCCATCTCCAAAACACGTACGTTGCCCTATAAATTTTACTTGATAAAGTTTTGGTTGATGACATGAAACAGAAGTGAGCAGTCTTGAGTGGGAAGAAATAGCAATGacacaagaagaagaggattTGATCTGCAGAATGTATAAGCTTGTCGGCGAAAGGTTTTttcattctttctttctttcttaattTATTAGTCTTTATTTTGTTGGGTCATTGTTTAATATGCGATGTTAACAAGGGATCATTAACTATTAGTTTTTGTTGATGTTGTTGGTTGTGAAGGTGGGATTTAATAGCTGGGAGGATTCCAGGAAGAACGGCACAAGTGATCGAGAGGTTTTGGGTCATGAAGAATCATCGAAGAGCTTGATTACGTTGATTGATAATTCtatatcatttttataataAGGAAATATATACGTGTATCCTCTAATCGTTGGTAATTCTGCAGTTTTGTTCTTGTATTTGGAGTTGTATCTCGGGATTTCATACTTATGTTTCTAAGTTGTCTTAATTAATTAAAGTCACGTACGAAATATTTTGTTAAACATAGTAAACTTCCGGTAATTTTAAAGGTAAAAAGtcattaaaatcatatatatatatatatatatattttgtcacAACACTGAAATGAATTAGTTATGTGAAATTTGTattgagaaaatatataaatagaaaaatatttctcataaaaagagaaaatgacaTGAAATGAAATTAAGATTGGGGATTGTATGTCAATATAAATTGATTAGTGTGAATAGAAGATCCTAAATATTATATCTTTTCCAACATCAGGATTTAATTAGCGTGAATAGATTCGGTTTGATAGATGATAGATATTACATCCATGGAGCACCTGTGCTTTGCATTCCAACCAGGTTGTTCAGTTCAGTCCATTGCGAAATTGCATTTGTGACGTTATGAAGTGGTCAAATACGTTTTAGGAGTTTGATTTTTGAATATCAGACAGACACTTCCCTGGAGATAGTATCCAATAAGTTACTGACCTATTTGTAGGAACTTCAGATAAAGGATTGTTGTTTTAAAGCATTTATATTTACTGGACTGTGTGTGTGTCACAACAAGTCTTAGTGCTCTTATACAGGATGTTGAACTATATAAGCTAATGAATATGTTTTTTCTTGTGTGTGTTGTGCACAAGGAAGACTAGGAAAGCTCAGAGTCAGAGACATGACCGGAGCTTGATCGCCGTATCTTTGGACTCATCACTATCAGTTGACTCTCAGAGTGCGTTCTCATACTTTGCCCACATGGGCTCAGTGGGGGATGCCTTGATCGTCCTCTACTTGTTcctgaaacacaaaaaaaaattatgtaacgAATTTCAAATATATGTATGGAGTGTAGCctctctatctatatatattgacTACTGCTCAAACCTGGTTTTTGAATTGGTTTCAGGCCAGAAGCTCTTTTTGAAACaggcttcttcttcctcatacCCACCTCATTTGAGCATGAAAGCCTCCTTTCCTTCTCAGATGACACCTGCTCGTCTGATCCACCCCCACCTTCATCTTCACTACACGATGCCCATTCACTACCCGATTCTGAAGCCTCTCGGAGATTGTTTTTCTTACAAGTCTTTGCCTGTTCCACCACCCTATATGCAAACATCTGAAAAGGAACCTGTGAAACTTGAACTAACTCTGTTGTTTTTTCCCATGAGAGCTTTTTCAACAGCTTAGTCTCTATCTCACAGTAATCCACAGGAGGAGAGACAAGCGTGTCTTGTTGACATTCCGGGTTCAAAGCTAAAAACCGTTTGATGTACCGCAGAACTCTGCTTATGGACGAGAAAGATGGACGCTGGTTCGGATCAGCATGCCAGCATCTTTTGGTCAGGTTTGTTATGAATTTAGGTGAATGAAACGGGAAAAGCGGTCTCTCCCCAGCCCTAATGTTTCTACTCATTTTATCTCCTTGAAGGTGGCTATCCTCAAACGGTACTTTACCTGTTAAAAGCTCAAAGCAAACCATTCCAAAGCTGTACACATCAGATTTCTCGGTGTACTTAAGGCTGCTTCCGCCCTGTTCCTGCTCCTCTAGCACTTCAGGGGAATACCATATGAATGGAAAACTCTCATTCGAAGAAGCACTTTTAAAGGAGAAGCCCTTGACAGAAGTCAAACCAAAGCCACAAATCTTGCCGTGTAGATAATGCCCATCTCCGGTTTGGTTACTTCTTCTTGGTTTGACAAGAATGTTAGATGGATTCAACTCTCCGTGGTACACTCCCTTGGAGTGAAGATATTCCATACCACGTGATACCTGAAGCATCAGATCAACCGCGACCGGGAGGGAGAGTGTGTTCTTCCTCCTCGGACCACACACCTCTTTGACGTGCGTCCCAAGGCTTTTACTCATTAGTTCCATAACAAGGAAACActctttcttctcctcatcagCGAATCCACAAAGGTAATACACAATGTTTGGGTGTGAAAGAGATAGCAATGAAGTGACCTGAGGAAGCAGAGCATCGATGTCTCCAAAGAAATGCCTAAGCGCAAAGCTTTCACCTAACCATGTAATCTCCTTGTACTGACTCCCATTACCTAATCTCTTCTTCACTTGGTAATCTTTCGAGCTGACCAGAATAGAAGATGGAAACAGCTCGTTACCATCTCCTAGATTCTTCAAAAGGAACTCTGCCATCTTCCTGTCTTGTTTGCTTGAACCCGGACGCCTTTTTTCCTGAAGCTCTTGCGTTAGAAGCCACATGTCCTCTCTCCAAGCACTCTCGTACCGGCTGCACAAGTCCTCGGTCACCAAATACTCTCTCCCGAACTTCCATGTAAACATCTGAGAGTCGTTCCATTGCTTCATGTACTTGTTCGAATGCACCAGCCTCTTCTTGTTCATCTCTTGTTCGTCCCACCCTGAAAGCTCGCTTGCCATCTCTATAGCCTCGATGATGATGGGTACAGAAGAGAGAAGGTTATGAACGTGAAGCTCCATGCAATCTATGTTGTGTTGTAAGAAAACAGCTTTAGCCCAAAAGCCTAGTTTAGGCTCTAAAGAGAACCTAACGTAAGCCTCCCCTTCTCGTACCACACATAGAAGCTCCCTCAAGGGCTGTTCTAGAATCTTCCATTTGGACGTGTTCTTCTCTCCGAAACGTAGGTTTAGTCTCATGGATTCGGAAACTGAGTCGTATGTGGCGATGAAGAGGTCGAGTAATAGAGTGCATTGACGCTGGTTGATATGAATGTTGTCCTTGAACACCATTAAGGCTCTTATGCCTCCTAATACCTCTCCTATCTCTCGAAGTTGCTCCATTTTACATCCCTTCAATGGAATTAAATTTTTTAGTACAAATCCTCTCGAGATTTTAGACACAAACTAGTTGGttgattaacaaaaaataaaataaaatgataactatATGTATTTTTGGcaattattatttgtttgatttaCTTAAATCGGTTTGTTAACAAACGCGCATTACAGCTTTTATCTTCATCCACACAAAGCACATTAAAGACCAATTTAGAACTTTAACCaaacaaaaggaaaagaaaaaaacgattTGGTTCTTTAAATGGCAAAAACATTACACAAGCTACTAACAACGGTCATATGTTTGCGTGTATAACAAAAAGAAGTATATATTTGTAACTAGAAATATAGCTGAATAAATAGCATTTGATTACTTATATTAGATATAAATCAAACCCTCGTATAGTTCTCAtggttttgagattttttttcgGGATTTTTAACAATAAATATTCCAAATAAGTTTATTTCGAACAAAAACTCTAAATATCTAACGTAAAAGCCTCCGAACTCATTTTATTTAACGAATTAGACCCTCTATCTACATATCTACAGTTAGGGGTCAGCATTTTACCCGATACCCGAACCTGTATCCAAACCTGATccgaaaaatccgaaccgaaatttgAACCAAAGTAGTAAAATACCCGAACatgtattgaattaggagagattggatatccgaatccgaacggataatatccgaacccgaatggatatccgaatataacctaacatatatattttcagaatttttcatcaataggttgtatttttaaaatatttttttttaaaaacctgCTATTTCTGGATAGTTTTTATGTTTATAGAGAactattgtacatttgggattgtgacttagaaataaggataacaataatttttacaaaaactgatatttttggaaagttttcatttctatAGAGtactattgtagatttgagattgtgactttgaaattaggataacaagaatttttgttgatagatgagtattctttcacattttttcatcaataggttatttttcaataatttttacaaaaactgctatttttcgaaatttttcATTTCTATAGAGAACTATTGTAGATTCGGGATTGTGactttgaaattaggataactagaatttttttgatagatgagtatttttcagaatttttcatcaataggttgcatttttaatactttttaagAACCTTCTATTTTTTGgatagttttcatttttatagagaactattgtagatttgggattgtgactTAGAAATAAGgttaacaagaatttttgtttatagatgagtattctttgagaaattttcatcaataggttgcattttttcaatatttgtttaagaacctgctatttttggagaattttcatttttatagagaactaGGGTAGAGTTAGGATTGTGACATAGAAataaggataacaagaatttttgttgaaagatgagtattctttcagaatttttcatcaataggttgcatttttaaaataatttttaaaaaacctgctatttttggatagttttcACTTTTGTAGAGAACTATAgtagattttggattgtgacttcgaaattagtataaaaataattttgttaatagatgagtattcttttggAATTTTTCATCCATAggttacatttttaaaataatttttaaaaaacctcttatttttggaaaatattcatttttatagggaactattgtagatttgagattgtgacttagaaataaggataacaaaaattatgtttgctagatgagtattctttcaaaaactttcatcaataggttacatttttcaataatttttaccAAAACTGCTACTTTTGAAAAGTTATTATTTCTATAGAAAACTATTGTAGATTTAGGATTGTGACTTtataattaggataacaaaaaaaattgttgatagatgagtattcttcggaattttcatcaatagttTGCATTTTTTTGCAATAACTTTTACGAAAGTTactatttttagaattttcttaTTTCTATAGAGAACTATCGTAGATTTGGAATTGTGAATctgaaattaggataactaaaatttttgttgattgatgagtattctttcagaaattttcatcaataggttgcatttttaaatt is part of the Brassica rapa cultivar Chiifu-401-42 chromosome A09, CAAS_Brap_v3.01, whole genome shotgun sequence genome and harbors:
- the CENH3 gene encoding histone H3-like centromeric protein HTR12 isoform X1 produces the protein MRLLHLRRRRRQVRVRPRREEEAAKVVKLNRVSLSNTFLLISIESSFFSSLSSFSLRRDSIAAATPPATTTAGRKKGGTKRTKQAMPKSSNKKKTFRYKPGTVALREIRHFQKTTKLLIPAASFIREVRSVTQIFAPPDVTRWTAEALMAIQEAAEDFLVGLFSDAMLCAIHARRVTLMRKDFELARRLGGKGRPL
- the LOC103843790 gene encoding tyrosine-protein kinase Srms, giving the protein MEQLREIGEVLGGIRALMVFKDNIHINQRQCTLLLDLFIATYDSVSESMRLNLRFGEKNTSKWKILEQPLRELLCVVREGEAYVRFSLEPKLGFWAKAVFLQHNIDCMELHVHNLLSSVPIIIEAIEMASELSGWDEQEMNKKRLVHSNKYMKQWNDSQMFTWKFGREYLVTEDLCSRYESAWREDMWLLTQELQEKRRPGSSKQDRKMAEFLLKNLGDGNELFPSSILVSSKDYQVKKRLGNGSQYKEITWLGESFALRHFFGDIDALLPQVTSLLSLSHPNIVYYLCGFADEEKKECFLVMELMSKSLGTHVKEVCGPRRKNTLSLPVAVDLMLQVSRGMEYLHSKGVYHGELNPSNILVKPRRSNQTGDGHYLHGKICGFGLTSVKGFSFKSASSNESFPFIWYSPEVLEEQEQGGSSLKYTEKSDVYSFGMVCFELLTGKVPFEDSHLQGDKMSRNIRAGERPLFPFHSPKFITNLTKRCWHADPNQRPSFSSISRVLRYIKRFLALNPECQQDTLVSPPVDYCEIETKLLKKLSWEKTTELVQVSQVPFQMFAYRVVEQAKTCKKNNLREASESGSEWASCSEDEGGGGSDEQVSSEKERRLSCSNEVGMRKKKPVSKRASGLKPIQKPGLSSSQYI
- the LOC103843789 gene encoding MYB-like transcription factor ETC1; translated protein: MDKQRKSKHPKTNAYATIVSSSSEEVSSLEWEEIAMTQEEEDLICRMYKLVGERWDLIAGRIPGRTAQVIERFWVMKNHRRA
- the CENH3 gene encoding histone H3-like centromeric protein HTR12 isoform X2, which produces MARTKHFASRARDRNPTNATASSSAAAAAGPSATPTRRGGSQGGEAQQTATPPATTTAGRKKGGTKRTKQAMPKSSNKKKTFRYKPGTVALREIRHFQKTTKLLIPAASFIREVRSVTQIFAPPDVTRWTAEALMAIQEAAEDFLVGLFSDAMLCAIHARRVTLMRKDFELARRLGGKGRPL
- the CENH3 gene encoding histone H3-like centromeric protein HTR12 isoform X3, which translates into the protein MARTKHFASRARDRNPTNATASSSAAAAAGPSATPTRRGGSQGGEAQQTTPPATTTAGRKKGGTKRTKQAMPKSSNKKKTFRYKPGTVALREIRHFQKTTKLLIPAASFIREVRSVTQIFAPPDVTRWTAEALMAIQEAAEDFLVGLFSDAMLCAIHARRVTLMRKDFELARRLGGKGRPL